In a genomic window of Amycolatopsis japonica:
- a CDS encoding DUF6480 family protein: MTAQPPDPEPEKTRREPGGGVRPGDTPPDSAQTSGLSHPQPMPSKAMPVAWLILIGVIVVLASGFVVALALGWLKLG; the protein is encoded by the coding sequence ATGACAGCCCAGCCGCCCGACCCGGAACCCGAGAAGACCCGCCGCGAACCAGGTGGTGGCGTCCGGCCGGGTGACACACCGCCCGACTCCGCTCAGACGTCCGGGCTCTCGCATCCGCAGCCGATGCCGTCCAAGGCGATGCCTGTCGCGTGGCTGATCCTCATCGGCGTGATCGTCGTCCTGGCGAGCGGGTTTGTGGTCGCGCTGGCGCTGGGGTGGCTCAAGCTGGGCTGA
- a CDS encoding LacI family DNA-binding transcriptional regulator, producing the protein MSLAKVAREAGVAVSTVSRYVKGELNVASETARRIDAALAAEGHPPVRKQVTGLSLGLVVPSLDNPYFSTLADAVVDAAATDGVDVLTTLTGSSPSRERAAVERLMRVPDVGGLIYLGMNTTNEAFTSRLAGDFPVVFLDEYVEAAGPRIAHVTANSFGGAYQATTHLLSQGHRRIAHVGGPAGLRTADQREAGYRAALKSHGVEVDEAMIVRGAFSSAFGMNFFAHMARTGAAPTAVFTASDIAAVGLLEAARRAGVSVPEDLSVIGCDGITLGEWTSPRLTTVAQPTEQMARKAVDEITRLAAGRDPADHVLSMRLVVRESTQEYPA; encoded by the coding sequence ATGTCGCTGGCGAAGGTGGCCCGAGAGGCCGGAGTGGCCGTGTCGACGGTGTCGAGGTACGTCAAGGGGGAGCTCAACGTCGCCTCCGAGACGGCCCGGCGCATCGACGCCGCGCTGGCGGCCGAAGGGCATCCGCCCGTACGGAAACAAGTGACCGGCCTCAGCCTCGGCCTGGTGGTCCCGTCGCTGGACAACCCGTACTTCTCCACGCTGGCGGACGCGGTGGTCGACGCCGCCGCGACGGACGGCGTCGACGTGCTCACCACGCTCACCGGGTCCTCGCCGTCACGGGAGCGCGCCGCCGTCGAGCGCCTGATGCGGGTGCCGGACGTGGGCGGGCTGATCTACCTGGGGATGAACACAACCAACGAAGCCTTCACCAGCCGCTTGGCAGGCGATTTCCCGGTGGTCTTCCTCGACGAGTACGTCGAAGCGGCCGGTCCGCGGATCGCGCATGTCACCGCGAACAGTTTCGGCGGCGCCTACCAGGCGACCACCCACCTGCTCTCCCAGGGCCACCGGCGGATCGCCCATGTCGGCGGACCGGCCGGGCTGCGCACGGCCGACCAGCGCGAGGCGGGTTACCGGGCCGCGCTGAAGTCGCACGGGGTCGAGGTGGACGAAGCGATGATCGTGCGCGGCGCGTTCAGCTCGGCGTTCGGCATGAACTTCTTCGCGCATATGGCGCGGACCGGCGCGGCGCCGACGGCCGTGTTCACCGCCAGCGACATCGCCGCGGTCGGCCTGCTCGAAGCGGCCCGCCGCGCCGGGGTCTCGGTGCCGGAAGACCTTTCGGTGATCGGCTGCGACGGGATCACGCTCGGCGAATGGACGTCGCCGCGGCTGACCACCGTCGCGCAGCCGACGGAGCAGATGGCCCGCAAGGCTGTCGACGAGATCACCCGCCTCGCGGCCGGCCGCGACCCCGCCGACCACGTGCTCTCCATGCGCCTCGTCGTCCGCGAATCGACCCAGGAGTACCCCGCATGA
- a CDS encoding M20 family metallopeptidase, translating to MLDDLRRIVELETHSYDKPMLDEGLDTIRAWVFDRLGAPDTEARHTDTVRGDVLELGYAGTAPGTVLLLSHYDTVWPTGTLAGWPYTDEDGRVTGPGAFDMKLGLVQSVWALRGLRELGLPHPSVKFLFNGDEEIGSPHSRPYIEAAGEGALATLVFEASLDGKLKTARKGVGLFDVTATGVEAHAGLDPYAGASAIHALAGIVGQLASAGSRELGTTVNVGTISGGTGRNVTAGGAGCGVDVRVAEPSEMDRIDKVFAGLEAADPRVGISVEGEWNRPPMTPNDPSRALFATARKVAADEGWELEETAVGGASDGNFVSALGRPVLDGLGAVGGGAHARDEHILVKHIPERTALVIGLITALV from the coding sequence ATGCTCGACGATCTCCGGCGCATCGTCGAACTGGAGACGCACAGCTACGACAAACCGATGCTGGACGAAGGCCTCGACACCATCCGGGCGTGGGTCTTCGACCGTCTCGGCGCACCCGATACCGAGGCTCGCCACACCGACACGGTCCGGGGCGACGTGCTCGAACTGGGCTACGCGGGGACGGCGCCGGGCACGGTGCTGCTGCTGAGCCACTACGACACCGTCTGGCCGACGGGCACGCTCGCCGGATGGCCGTACACCGACGAGGACGGCCGCGTCACCGGGCCGGGCGCGTTCGACATGAAACTCGGCCTGGTGCAATCGGTCTGGGCCCTGCGAGGGCTTCGTGAACTCGGCCTTCCGCATCCGTCGGTCAAGTTCCTCTTCAACGGCGACGAGGAGATCGGCAGCCCCCACTCGCGGCCGTACATCGAAGCGGCCGGTGAAGGCGCGTTGGCCACCCTCGTCTTCGAGGCGTCGCTGGACGGCAAGCTGAAGACCGCGCGCAAGGGGGTCGGCCTGTTCGACGTGACCGCCACCGGCGTCGAAGCGCACGCGGGCCTGGACCCGTACGCGGGAGCGAGCGCGATCCACGCCCTCGCCGGGATCGTCGGACAGCTGGCGTCCGCGGGCTCGCGCGAACTCGGGACCACCGTCAACGTCGGCACCATTTCCGGTGGTACCGGTCGGAACGTCACCGCGGGCGGCGCCGGCTGCGGCGTCGACGTCCGTGTCGCCGAACCGTCCGAAATGGACCGGATCGACAAGGTGTTCGCCGGCCTGGAAGCCGCCGATCCCCGCGTGGGCATCTCGGTCGAAGGGGAGTGGAACCGGCCGCCGATGACCCCGAACGACCCGTCGCGGGCGCTGTTCGCGACCGCGCGGAAGGTGGCCGCCGACGAAGGCTGGGAGCTGGAGGAGACCGCGGTGGGAGGGGCGAGCGACGGCAACTTCGTGTCGGCGCTGGGCCGCCCGGTGCTCGACGGTCTCGGCGCCGTCGGCGGCGGTGCCCACGCACGCGACGAGCACATCCTCGTGAAGCACATCCCGGAGCGGACGGCGCTGGTGATCGGCCTGATCACGGCACTCGTCTGA
- a CDS encoding phosphotriesterase family protein — translation MAEVRGVLGPVDAADLGLVLPHEHLFNDLSSAVAEPSYASTRPLAEAEVGPGWQFLLRQDPYCCADNVAAKDRASVVREVTAFAAAGGSTLVDATGSAAIGRDPLALAAVAETTGVTIVMGTGAYLEKFEGERITAVAVDAQTERILAELDEGVGETGIRAGVIGEVGVSPFFTDGERASLRAAALAQAERPSVGLNIHMPGWQRRGHEVLDLVLEECGALPGKVALAHSDPSGEDPGYQRELLERGVLLEFDMIGLDISFPGEGVAPTVSQTARAVARWVNEGFGDQIMLSHDLFLKQMWTHNGGNGLVFVPTIFADLLEAEGVPAEAVARLMRDVPAKWLTA, via the coding sequence GTGGCTGAGGTGCGCGGCGTTCTCGGACCGGTCGACGCGGCGGACCTCGGCCTGGTGCTGCCGCACGAGCACCTCTTCAACGACCTGTCCTCCGCGGTCGCCGAACCCTCGTACGCCTCCACGCGGCCGCTCGCCGAGGCGGAAGTGGGGCCGGGATGGCAGTTCCTGCTCCGCCAGGATCCCTACTGCTGCGCCGACAACGTGGCGGCGAAGGACCGGGCGAGCGTCGTGCGCGAGGTGACCGCGTTCGCCGCGGCGGGCGGCAGCACGCTGGTCGACGCGACGGGCAGCGCCGCGATCGGCCGGGATCCGCTCGCCCTGGCGGCGGTGGCCGAGACCACCGGGGTCACCATCGTCATGGGCACCGGTGCGTACCTGGAGAAGTTCGAGGGGGAGCGCATCACCGCGGTCGCCGTCGACGCGCAGACCGAGCGCATCCTCGCCGAGCTGGACGAGGGAGTCGGCGAGACGGGGATCCGGGCCGGTGTCATCGGCGAGGTCGGGGTTTCGCCGTTCTTCACCGACGGGGAGCGGGCTTCCTTGCGGGCGGCGGCGCTCGCGCAGGCGGAGCGGCCCTCCGTGGGGCTGAACATCCACATGCCGGGCTGGCAGCGCCGCGGGCACGAGGTGCTCGACCTCGTGCTGGAGGAATGCGGTGCGCTGCCGGGCAAGGTCGCGCTCGCGCACAGCGATCCGTCCGGGGAAGACCCGGGATATCAACGCGAGCTGCTCGAACGCGGCGTACTGCTGGAGTTCGACATGATCGGCCTCGACATCTCGTTCCCCGGCGAAGGTGTCGCCCCGACGGTCTCCCAGACCGCTCGCGCCGTGGCGAGGTGGGTGAACGAGGGCTTCGGTGACCAGATCATGTTGTCGCACGATCTGTTCCTGAAGCAGATGTGGACGCACAACGGCGGGAACGGGCTCGTGTTCGTGCCGACGATCTTCGCCGATCTGCTCGAAGCCGAAGGCGTGCCTGCCGAAGCCGTGGCCCGGCTGATGCGAGACGTCCCGGCCAAGTGGCTGACCGCATGA
- a CDS encoding nucleotide sugar dehydrogenase, with product MSVDVVVVGVGYVGLPLAEAVAGAGLSVIGYDTSPRVAAEIAAGRPHVPDVSVSRLRAMRENGFAVTTDPDVLGGAETIVLCVPTGLTTAGGPDLAAVRRAVETVAERLSPGMMVIIESTSFPGTTDEIVRPILEKRGLTAGTDFSLAYSPERVDPGNRRFGIGNTPKVISGHTPSCAKRCAEFYERFVDTVVIARGTREAEMAKLLENTYRYVNIALVNEIAIFCDQIGVDVWDVMHCAATKPFGFTSFAPGPGVGGHCIPVDPKYLLDKAEREGALLGVVHAARLVDDRMPEHVVERVTRLLAEHGKPLRDAKVLLLGVSYKADVPDTRESAAIRIALRLRALGAELSYHDPVAETVPELGPPVADLDATLRTADVAVLLVAHRAYDHGRLASTARLLFDVTGRVPGKEVVRL from the coding sequence GTGTCTGTCGACGTTGTCGTGGTGGGAGTCGGCTACGTCGGGCTACCGCTGGCGGAAGCCGTTGCCGGGGCGGGCTTGTCGGTGATCGGATACGACACCTCGCCCCGGGTGGCGGCAGAGATCGCCGCGGGCAGGCCACATGTGCCCGACGTATCCGTGAGCCGGTTACGGGCCATGCGAGAGAACGGCTTCGCGGTGACGACCGACCCCGATGTCCTCGGCGGCGCGGAGACGATCGTGCTGTGCGTGCCGACCGGGTTGACCACGGCGGGCGGACCGGATCTGGCCGCCGTGCGCCGCGCGGTGGAGACGGTCGCCGAACGCCTGTCGCCGGGCATGATGGTGATCATCGAGTCGACGAGCTTTCCTGGTACCACCGACGAAATCGTCCGGCCGATCCTCGAAAAGCGCGGTCTGACAGCGGGAACCGACTTCTCGCTCGCCTATTCACCCGAGCGGGTCGACCCCGGGAACAGACGGTTCGGCATCGGGAACACGCCGAAGGTGATCAGCGGGCACACCCCGTCCTGCGCGAAACGTTGCGCCGAGTTCTACGAGCGTTTCGTCGACACGGTGGTGATCGCGCGGGGCACCAGGGAAGCGGAGATGGCCAAGCTGCTGGAGAACACCTACCGGTACGTGAACATCGCGCTGGTCAACGAGATCGCCATCTTCTGCGACCAGATCGGCGTCGACGTCTGGGACGTGATGCATTGCGCGGCGACCAAACCGTTCGGTTTCACGTCGTTCGCGCCGGGGCCGGGCGTCGGCGGCCATTGCATCCCGGTCGATCCCAAATACCTGCTGGACAAGGCCGAGCGGGAAGGTGCACTGCTCGGTGTGGTGCACGCCGCCCGGCTCGTGGACGACCGGATGCCGGAGCACGTGGTCGAACGCGTGACCCGGTTGCTCGCCGAGCACGGAAAGCCGTTGCGAGACGCGAAAGTGCTGCTGCTCGGTGTCTCGTACAAGGCGGACGTGCCGGACACCCGCGAGTCCGCCGCCATCCGGATCGCCCTCCGGTTGCGGGCGCTCGGGGCGGAGCTGTCCTACCACGATCCGGTGGCGGAGACCGTGCCCGAACTGGGCCCGCCGGTGGCCGATCTCGACGCGACGCTGCGTACCGCGGATGTCGCCGTCCTGCTGGTGGCGCATCGCGCCTACGACCACGGTCGCCTGGCCTCGACGGCCAGGTTGCTGTTCGACGTGACGGGACGGGTTCCCGGGAAGGAGGTCGTCCGGCTCTGA
- a CDS encoding EF-hand domain-containing protein, which produces MTTAIKNDRLQKRFQKWDVNGNGRIEKSDFEAEAKRIISAFGEDQTSPQARAVQDSFKTMFEFLADKAGVGPNGSLNERQFTEVIEAQIFQEGDAGFARVVRPTISAIVGLCDTDGDGEVDQREFAKWLDAIGVEASAVAPAFRAIDVNGNGKLTVDELVHAVRDYHLGKSDVPLLGK; this is translated from the coding sequence ATGACCACGGCGATCAAGAACGACCGGCTCCAGAAGCGTTTCCAGAAGTGGGACGTCAACGGCAACGGCAGGATCGAGAAGTCCGACTTCGAAGCCGAGGCCAAGCGGATCATCAGTGCGTTCGGTGAGGACCAGACCTCGCCACAGGCGCGCGCGGTGCAGGACTCGTTCAAGACGATGTTCGAGTTCCTTGCCGACAAGGCGGGCGTCGGCCCGAACGGCTCGTTGAACGAGCGGCAGTTCACCGAGGTGATCGAAGCGCAGATCTTCCAGGAAGGCGACGCGGGATTCGCCAGGGTGGTCCGCCCGACCATTTCCGCGATCGTCGGCCTGTGCGACACCGACGGCGATGGCGAGGTCGACCAGCGGGAGTTCGCGAAGTGGCTGGACGCCATCGGGGTCGAAGCCTCCGCCGTGGCCCCGGCGTTCCGGGCCATCGACGTGAACGGCAACGGGAAACTGACCGTCGACGAACTCGTGCACGCGGTACGCGATTACCACCTCGGCAAGAGCGACGTGCCGCTGCTGGGCAAGTGA
- a CDS encoding DMT family transporter encodes MSTSPTGRAASVVVLTIATVFAGMLGPLQSLVNGHLGTALADGHAAALVSFGTGLVLMLIIVLARTRTRDAFFRLPGQLVRGEIPRWNFFAGLCGAVIVLSEGVTVGFLGVAIFQTSLISGMVISGVVCDRLGIGVPFKQAMSAPRVAGAILAICATVLVVSPNWSAPHMIALAIMPFVGGLLAGWQPAGNSEVGLLSGSMFVSITWNFLIGFVALGLVYVVRMAVSGAHFALPGTWWMYFGGPLGLLSIALMALLVRGLGLLLLGLASTAGQLIGSLLLELVAPAAGSSLHLVTVIGAFVALAAAAIAMIPSRHTAEPAVLAQPAEVRRG; translated from the coding sequence ATGAGTACGTCACCCACCGGCCGCGCGGCTTCGGTCGTCGTCTTGACGATCGCGACCGTCTTCGCCGGAATGCTCGGCCCGTTGCAGTCGCTCGTCAACGGACACCTCGGTACCGCGCTCGCCGACGGGCACGCCGCCGCGCTGGTGTCCTTCGGCACCGGCCTGGTGCTGATGCTGATCATCGTGCTGGCGCGCACCCGGACGCGTGACGCGTTCTTCCGGCTGCCCGGTCAGCTGGTGCGCGGGGAGATCCCGCGCTGGAACTTCTTCGCCGGTCTGTGCGGCGCGGTGATCGTGCTCTCCGAGGGGGTCACGGTGGGTTTCCTCGGGGTGGCGATCTTCCAGACCTCGCTGATCTCCGGCATGGTCATCTCCGGCGTGGTGTGCGACCGCCTCGGCATCGGCGTGCCGTTCAAACAGGCGATGAGCGCGCCGCGCGTGGCCGGGGCGATCCTCGCCATCTGCGCCACCGTGCTGGTGGTGTCCCCGAACTGGTCGGCCCCGCACATGATCGCGCTGGCGATCATGCCGTTCGTCGGTGGCCTGCTCGCCGGCTGGCAGCCCGCCGGCAACTCCGAGGTCGGCCTGCTGTCCGGCTCGATGTTCGTCTCCATCACCTGGAACTTCCTCATCGGCTTCGTGGCACTGGGCCTCGTGTACGTGGTTCGGATGGCGGTCTCGGGCGCGCACTTCGCGCTGCCGGGCACCTGGTGGATGTACTTCGGCGGGCCTCTCGGCCTCCTGTCGATCGCGTTGATGGCCTTGCTGGTGCGCGGTCTCGGGCTCCTGCTGCTGGGGCTGGCGTCCACGGCCGGTCAGCTCATCGGATCCCTGCTGCTCGAACTCGTCGCCCCCGCGGCGGGGTCCAGCCTCCACCTGGTCACCGTCATCGGCGCGTTCGTGGCCCTGGCGGCCGCGGCGATCGCGATGATCCCGTCCCGGCACACGGCCGAACCGGCGGTCCTCGCCCAGCCCGCCGAGGTGCGCCGTGGCTGA
- a CDS encoding M20 family metallopeptidase, with amino-acid sequence MTDETLALLRDLVRQDTTSGDSAAQAAAQELAVSYATAAPGVRVLRRSTAGRPWVLVGTGSGDGPLFVCHIDTVPVGSPALWDRAPFSADVDEEFLHGRGSVDMKGGLVAALAALRNAAEAGAHAQVLITSDEEIGCRGATEASASLELTPRIVVVPEATRNRVSLGHRGATWLRLAARGKAAHGSTPQLGRNAIRLLADRALGTLDSLPLAADDYLGEETVNVGTFEGGTAPNIVPASAVLTLDVRTVDGGAPSIAWASALDPAITAEVDLDLPAVRTARLPELLSGQTPAPAATYFTDASALAGSVGGAPIVIWGPGDPGEMHAANEKLDLESWRRASRDYLDLVLAAAR; translated from the coding sequence ATGACCGACGAAACCCTCGCGTTGCTGCGCGATCTGGTGCGTCAGGACACCACCTCCGGCGACAGCGCCGCACAGGCCGCCGCGCAGGAACTGGCCGTCTCCTACGCCACCGCCGCTCCGGGCGTACGCGTGCTGCGACGCTCGACCGCCGGGCGGCCGTGGGTACTGGTCGGCACCGGATCCGGCGACGGGCCGTTGTTCGTGTGCCATATCGACACCGTTCCCGTCGGCTCCCCCGCGCTGTGGGACCGCGCCCCGTTCTCCGCGGACGTCGATGAGGAGTTCCTGCACGGCCGCGGCAGCGTCGACATGAAGGGCGGGCTGGTCGCCGCCTTGGCCGCGTTGCGCAACGCCGCGGAAGCCGGTGCCCACGCGCAGGTCCTCATCACCAGCGACGAAGAGATCGGCTGCCGGGGCGCGACCGAGGCCTCGGCGTCGCTGGAGCTGACGCCGCGGATCGTCGTGGTGCCGGAGGCGACCCGGAACCGCGTCTCGCTCGGCCACCGCGGCGCCACCTGGCTGCGGCTCGCCGCGCGGGGGAAGGCGGCCCACGGCTCCACGCCGCAACTGGGCCGCAACGCGATCCGGCTGCTCGCCGACCGGGCCCTCGGCACGCTCGATTCCCTCCCGTTGGCCGCCGACGACTACCTGGGCGAGGAAACCGTCAACGTCGGCACCTTCGAAGGCGGGACCGCGCCGAACATCGTGCCCGCGTCGGCGGTTCTGACGCTGGATGTGCGCACTGTGGACGGTGGAGCTCCGTCGATCGCTTGGGCTTCCGCGCTCGATCCGGCCATCACCGCGGAGGTGGATCTCGATCTGCCCGCCGTCCGGACGGCGCGGCTGCCGGAGCTTCTCTCCGGCCAGACGCCCGCGCCCGCGGCCACTTACTTCACGGACGCGTCGGCTTTGGCCGGATCCGTGGGCGGCGCGCCGATCGTGATCTGGGGCCCGGGCGATCCCGGGGAGATGCACGCGGCGAACGAGAAGCTGGATCTCGAATCGTGGCGGCGGGCTTCGCGCGACTATCTCGACTTGGTGTTGGCCGCCGCGCGCTGA
- a CDS encoding universal stress protein, whose translation MSSTESTMDKGAVVAGYDGSEEARKAVRWAAGEAAARGRGLVVAHVVGFPPVPEAVPGGGAWPRPGFLEAGQETAQRHAEAMLGDIAQECRRAWPELTVSTRLLSGRAPDELAHAAENADLLVIGSSGLTALPRLLVGSTANELLHDYHRPIVVVRTGEEPSSEGDGKVVVGVDGSETSREAIGFAYDFAARHGRALVALHVWSDLPLEAMAVTPTEHDRELIEERGKPLLDEALAGYRERYPDVPVQRVIAVDRPAHALAEQAEGAALLVVGSHGRGPLRRALLGSVSRAMVHHAPCPVAVVRHHKERDYPKSRG comes from the coding sequence ATGTCGTCCACGGAATCCACAATGGACAAAGGAGCCGTCGTCGCAGGCTATGACGGCTCCGAAGAAGCGCGGAAGGCCGTGCGCTGGGCCGCGGGGGAGGCAGCCGCCCGCGGTCGCGGATTGGTCGTCGCCCATGTCGTCGGATTCCCGCCCGTGCCCGAAGCCGTCCCCGGTGGCGGTGCGTGGCCGCGGCCGGGATTCCTCGAAGCAGGGCAGGAAACAGCGCAGCGGCACGCCGAGGCCATGCTCGGCGACATCGCGCAGGAATGTCGCCGAGCCTGGCCGGAGCTGACCGTTTCGACGCGGTTGCTGTCCGGCCGCGCGCCCGACGAGCTGGCCCACGCCGCGGAGAACGCGGATCTGCTGGTCATCGGTTCGTCGGGGCTCACCGCGCTGCCCAGGCTCCTGGTCGGCTCGACGGCCAACGAACTCCTGCACGACTACCACCGGCCCATCGTGGTCGTGCGCACCGGCGAGGAACCGTCGTCGGAGGGTGACGGGAAGGTCGTGGTGGGCGTCGACGGATCCGAGACCAGCAGGGAAGCCATCGGATTCGCCTACGACTTCGCCGCCCGGCACGGCCGCGCGCTGGTGGCCTTGCACGTGTGGTCCGATCTGCCGCTCGAAGCGATGGCGGTGACTCCCACCGAGCACGACAGGGAGCTCATCGAGGAACGGGGAAAACCCCTGCTCGACGAAGCGCTGGCCGGATATCGGGAACGGTATCCGGACGTTCCCGTCCAACGCGTGATCGCGGTCGACCGGCCCGCCCACGCACTGGCGGAGCAAGCCGAGGGCGCCGCGCTGCTCGTCGTCGGCAGTCATGGACGTGGGCCGTTACGACGCGCTCTTCTGGGCTCGGTCAGCCGCGCCATGGTGCACCACGCGCCCTGTCCGGTCGCCGTGGTCCGGCACCACAAGGAGCGCGACTACCCGAAGTCTCGCGGTTGA
- a CDS encoding ribokinase has product MSRAIAVVASLNVDHIVHAPRIPEPGETLMGFSTSRELGGKGGNQAVAAARLGAEVAVIGCVGQDEDGDEYLEALLAEGADVTHVRRSASPTGRAAITVDAEGVNSIVVVSGANADIPAAAAAAAINELPGLRVVAGQLEAAPEATERAFAAARSRGVLTVLNTAPADDVARKLLPVSDVVVANEIEFRQLTGQDPFDGHGLRRGGAELFAAGCRWVIVTLGAAGCAVLDASSSTHVPAVAVRAVDTTAAGDAFVGALAARLAEIPGEPTTAAVVAACGFAAKVAAVVVTRHGAHPSLPTSAEVGDAGISDFLQG; this is encoded by the coding sequence ATGAGCCGCGCGATCGCGGTTGTGGCGTCGCTCAACGTCGATCACATCGTCCACGCGCCGCGCATCCCGGAGCCGGGGGAGACCCTGATGGGCTTTTCGACGAGCCGGGAGCTGGGCGGGAAGGGCGGCAACCAAGCGGTCGCCGCCGCCCGGCTCGGCGCGGAAGTGGCCGTGATCGGCTGCGTCGGCCAGGACGAAGACGGCGACGAGTACCTGGAAGCCCTGCTCGCCGAGGGCGCCGACGTGACCCACGTGCGCCGTTCCGCGTCGCCGACCGGCCGGGCGGCGATCACCGTCGACGCGGAGGGCGTCAACTCGATCGTCGTCGTGTCCGGGGCGAACGCCGACATCCCGGCGGCCGCGGCCGCAGCGGCGATCAATGAACTGCCGGGGCTTCGCGTCGTCGCGGGCCAGTTGGAGGCGGCTCCCGAAGCGACGGAACGCGCTTTCGCGGCCGCTCGCTCCCGTGGCGTGCTGACCGTGCTCAACACCGCGCCCGCCGACGACGTGGCCCGGAAGCTGTTGCCGGTCAGCGATGTGGTGGTGGCGAACGAAATCGAGTTCCGGCAGCTCACCGGTCAGGATCCGTTCGACGGCCACGGTTTGCGGCGCGGCGGTGCCGAGCTGTTCGCGGCGGGATGCCGGTGGGTGATCGTGACGCTGGGCGCCGCGGGCTGTGCCGTCCTCGACGCGTCGTCGTCCACGCACGTCCCGGCCGTCGCGGTACGGGCGGTGGACACCACCGCCGCAGGGGATGCGTTCGTCGGAGCGCTCGCCGCCCGGCTCGCGGAAATCCCCGGTGAGCCGACGACCGCGGCTGTGGTGGCTGCTTGCGGCTTCGCGGCGAAAGTGGCCGCTGTCGTCGTGACGCGGCACGGGGCGCATCCTTCTCTGCCGACTTCGGCCGAGGTCGGCGACGCTGGCATTTCGGATTTTCTTCAGGGGTAA
- a CDS encoding glutamine amidotransferase, whose translation MVKVLLAGESWVSATIDHKGYDPFAHTQVEIGCERLLAALAAEGVEVTHLRSHDVAEKFPQTLEELDAYDVVLLSDIGSNTLLLHPDTFTRGRPTPNRLKLLREWVTNGGGLMMAGGYLSFQGFEGKANYHRTPIEEILPVDIDPYDDRVETPEGVRAQVVQPGHPVVSGLDQEWPILLGYQHTTLKPDAELLATVEGDVMLAARRVGRGRTLAFTSDISPHWAPEEFMSWDGYGKLFAQATTWLAGREN comes from the coding sequence ATGGTCAAGGTCCTGCTAGCCGGGGAGTCGTGGGTCAGTGCGACGATCGACCACAAGGGATACGACCCGTTCGCGCACACCCAGGTGGAGATCGGGTGCGAGCGGCTGCTGGCGGCGCTGGCGGCGGAAGGGGTCGAGGTGACTCACCTGCGTTCGCACGACGTGGCCGAGAAATTCCCGCAGACGCTGGAGGAACTCGACGCCTACGACGTCGTCCTGCTCTCCGACATCGGCTCCAACACGCTGCTGCTGCACCCGGACACGTTCACTCGCGGCCGTCCGACGCCCAACCGGCTCAAACTGCTGCGCGAGTGGGTCACGAACGGCGGCGGCCTGATGATGGCCGGCGGTTACCTGAGCTTCCAGGGCTTCGAGGGCAAGGCGAACTACCACCGGACGCCGATCGAGGAGATCCTCCCGGTCGACATCGACCCGTACGACGACCGCGTCGAGACGCCGGAGGGCGTGCGTGCCCAGGTCGTCCAGCCCGGGCACCCGGTGGTCTCCGGTCTCGACCAGGAGTGGCCGATCCTGCTGGGCTACCAGCACACCACGCTGAAGCCGGACGCAGAGCTGCTCGCCACCGTCGAGGGCGACGTCATGCTGGCCGCGCGCCGGGTCGGCCGCGGCCGCACCCTCGCGTTCACCTCGGACATCTCCCCGCACTGGGCTCCCGAGGAGTTCATGAGCTGGGACGGCTACGGCAAGCTCTTCGCGCAGGCGACGACCTGGCTCGCCGGTCGCGAAAACTGA
- a CDS encoding alpha/beta fold hydrolase codes for MYQAEFDGQGGYVRWTEAPGAQPARVYLHGLGSMSSVYHAHVAARPELAGRRSLFLDLPGHGISDRPENFGYTLEDHAGAVAVALDQAGVTGAELIAHSMGGAVALVLAHLRPDLVSRLVLTEANLDPFPPPTAGSSGITAFAEDEFVDKEFTRVLERVGPAWASTMRLTDPRALYRTAAGLRKGAEPMMRTILERLGVDRVYLQGERSGELPGREQLEAAGVDVVTVPDAGHNVMFDNPDAFVAAIARRS; via the coding sequence GTGTATCAGGCCGAGTTCGACGGTCAAGGCGGCTATGTCCGCTGGACGGAGGCGCCGGGCGCGCAGCCCGCGCGGGTGTATCTGCACGGCCTCGGGTCGATGTCCTCGGTCTACCACGCGCATGTCGCGGCGCGGCCCGAACTGGCGGGCAGGCGGAGCCTTTTCCTGGATCTGCCGGGGCACGGGATCAGCGACCGGCCCGAAAACTTCGGCTACACACTGGAGGACCACGCCGGAGCCGTGGCCGTCGCCCTCGACCAGGCTGGAGTCACCGGGGCGGAACTGATCGCCCACAGCATGGGCGGCGCCGTCGCCCTCGTCCTCGCCCATCTGCGTCCGGACCTGGTCTCCCGGTTGGTCCTCACCGAGGCGAACCTCGATCCTTTCCCGCCGCCGACGGCGGGCAGCAGCGGTATCACCGCCTTCGCGGAGGACGAGTTCGTCGACAAGGAGTTCACGCGCGTGCTGGAGCGTGTCGGGCCGGCGTGGGCATCGACCATGCGGCTCACGGACCCTCGCGCGCTGTATCGCACGGCGGCCGGGCTTCGGAAGGGTGCGGAGCCCATGATGCGCACCATCCTGGAGCGACTCGGCGTCGACCGCGTTTACCTGCAGGGCGAACGCAGTGGTGAACTGCCCGGCCGGGAGCAACTGGAAGCCGCCGGCGTCGACGTCGTCACCGTCCCCGACGCGGGGCACAACGTCATGTTCGACAACCCTGACGCGTTCGTGGCGGCCATCGCCCGGCGAAGCTGA